A single region of the Streptomyces sp. NBC_01803 genome encodes:
- a CDS encoding polysaccharide pyruvyl transferase family protein, with protein sequence MTQTPDDRRAVTGKRRIAFACHTDEEQLPGLLTLLRSLALTNPEVCEDFVLLHPGLPDDALDAARRLHPRLRERRADARGRAGVFSLPDYDTVIALDPGMVILGDIGELLRTRVGVGAVPQPLPADDQAKGRRVVLDDGLLVIQRDALDEVVRARLRSGPLDDALDGVLERIDGRYDFLASRLFDDTPVPDTAVILRFAHQPERQPGFAPAEAARRRFELDDAAFRAAYCALPGAKHPDLLLHCAGPLLRERPGVDLARAVAEVHRQQGRYEEAVDVLAPVVGTAVDRPRCHQTLGVSLMAMSRYDEAEAHLLLATAAPDLAARAFAQLARLAWLRGADDAARAYARQGLDADPTDSTCRAWYERTARPAGHDGAEGRLAHVALFADGRENAGDKVLPEAVRMCFGPDTGPDRWDSVHVHRLFDEAALERVNAGRGVVVGGGGLFLPDTAPNGNSTWQWNVPDAVLARIAVPLAVFAVGYNIFDGQTYRRERFAESLRVLVERSAFFGLRNRGSVERVRELLPEALRDRVLYQPCPTTVTRRLVPGWRDPERREDTVLVNCAYDRAGLRFGHDYGHFLAQMATALRALRGHADVRYAAHMPTDERFVHDLRREHGLTLPVEPLYERANDEIREVFRRAKLVIGMRGHAGMIPFGCGTPIISLVSHPKLAYFLSDIDRSEWGVAVHDRALASRLTERAVAMLDDHAAAVADVRDRQRELWRITEANVATLRGLFGEAPGPE encoded by the coding sequence ATGACACAGACACCGGACGACAGACGAGCCGTGACCGGCAAGCGCCGCATCGCGTTCGCCTGCCACACCGATGAGGAACAGCTGCCCGGGCTGCTGACGCTGCTGCGCAGCCTGGCCCTGACCAATCCGGAGGTCTGCGAGGACTTCGTCCTCCTCCACCCCGGCCTGCCGGACGACGCCCTCGACGCCGCCCGCCGCCTCCACCCGCGCCTGCGGGAGCGGCGGGCCGACGCGCGCGGCCGGGCCGGGGTCTTCTCGCTGCCGGACTACGACACCGTCATCGCGCTGGACCCAGGCATGGTGATCCTCGGCGATATCGGTGAGCTGCTGCGGACGCGCGTCGGCGTCGGCGCGGTCCCGCAGCCGTTGCCCGCCGACGACCAGGCCAAGGGGCGGCGGGTCGTGCTGGACGACGGGCTGCTCGTCATCCAGCGTGACGCGCTCGACGAGGTGGTGCGTGCCCGCCTCCGCTCCGGTCCGCTGGACGACGCCCTGGACGGGGTGCTGGAACGGATCGACGGCCGGTACGACTTCCTGGCGAGCCGTCTGTTCGACGACACGCCCGTGCCGGACACCGCCGTGATCCTCCGCTTCGCGCACCAGCCGGAGCGGCAGCCCGGGTTCGCGCCCGCCGAGGCGGCCAGGCGCCGGTTCGAGCTGGACGACGCGGCGTTCCGCGCCGCGTACTGCGCGCTGCCCGGGGCCAAGCACCCCGATCTGCTGCTGCACTGCGCCGGGCCGCTGCTGCGCGAGCGGCCCGGCGTGGACCTGGCCCGCGCGGTCGCCGAGGTGCACCGGCAGCAGGGCCGTTACGAGGAGGCCGTCGACGTCCTCGCGCCCGTCGTCGGGACCGCCGTGGACCGGCCCCGGTGCCACCAGACCCTGGGTGTCTCGCTGATGGCGATGTCCCGCTACGACGAGGCCGAGGCGCATCTGCTGCTGGCCACCGCCGCGCCCGACCTCGCCGCCCGGGCCTTCGCGCAGCTCGCCCGCCTGGCGTGGTTGCGCGGCGCGGACGACGCCGCCCGCGCCTACGCGCGGCAGGGCCTGGACGCCGACCCCACGGACAGCACCTGCCGCGCCTGGTATGAGCGGACTGCGCGGCCGGCCGGGCACGACGGCGCGGAGGGCCGGCTCGCGCACGTCGCGCTCTTCGCCGACGGGCGCGAGAACGCGGGCGACAAGGTGCTGCCCGAGGCGGTACGGATGTGCTTCGGCCCCGACACCGGGCCGGACCGCTGGGACTCCGTCCACGTGCACCGCCTCTTCGACGAGGCCGCGCTGGAGCGGGTCAACGCCGGGCGCGGCGTCGTGGTCGGCGGCGGCGGGCTGTTCCTCCCGGACACCGCGCCCAACGGCAACAGCACCTGGCAGTGGAACGTGCCGGACGCGGTCCTCGCCCGGATCGCCGTGCCGCTGGCCGTCTTCGCGGTCGGCTACAACATCTTCGACGGGCAGACCTACCGGCGGGAGCGGTTCGCGGAGAGCCTGCGCGTCCTGGTCGAGCGCTCCGCGTTCTTCGGGCTGCGCAACCGCGGCTCCGTCGAGCGGGTCAGGGAGCTGCTGCCCGAGGCGCTGCGCGACCGGGTGCTCTACCAGCCGTGCCCGACCACGGTCACCCGGCGGCTGGTGCCCGGCTGGCGGGACCCGGAGCGGCGCGAGGACACCGTCCTGGTCAACTGCGCCTACGACCGCGCGGGCCTGCGCTTCGGCCACGACTACGGGCACTTCCTCGCCCAGATGGCCACCGCGCTGCGCGCCCTGCGCGGGCACGCCGACGTCCGGTACGCGGCGCACATGCCCACCGACGAGCGGTTCGTCCACGACCTGCGCCGCGAGCACGGGCTGACGCTGCCCGTCGAGCCGCTGTACGAGCGCGCCAACGACGAGATCCGGGAGGTCTTCCGGCGCGCGAAGCTGGTGATCGGCATGCGCGGGCACGCCGGGATGATCCCGTTCGGCTGCGGCACGCCGATCATCAGCCTGGTCTCCCACCCCAAGCTGGCGTACTTCCTGTCCGACATCGACCGCTCGGAGTGGGGCGTCGCCGTGCACGACCGCGCGCTGGCTTCCCGGCTGACCGAGCGGGCGGTGGCCATGCTGGACGACCACGCGGCGGCGGTCGCGGACGTGCGGGACCGGCAGCGGGAGCTGTGGCGGATCACCGAGGCGAACGTCGCCACCCTGCGGGGACTGTTCGGGGAGGCTCCCGGCCCGGAGTAA
- a CDS encoding peroxiredoxin produces MSRSPEVGSQAPDFTVPGLVLSGDGEARRGDYTLSGPGHRGTPLVLVFYPGDDTPVCTKQLCAYTSELDRFKAVNATVWGISPQGLDSHERFARRHSLGFPLLADTDRAVARAYGVAVPGLGLRRSVFILDADGIVRWKHVAVLGLTFQAVDTLTEHLATVTTGGQARD; encoded by the coding sequence ATGTCCCGATCCCCTGAAGTCGGCTCGCAGGCCCCCGACTTCACCGTGCCCGGCCTGGTCCTGAGCGGCGATGGCGAGGCCCGGCGCGGCGATTACACGCTCTCCGGGCCCGGGCACCGGGGCACCCCGCTGGTGCTGGTCTTCTACCCGGGCGACGACACCCCGGTGTGCACCAAGCAACTGTGCGCCTACACCTCGGAGTTGGACCGCTTCAAAGCGGTGAACGCCACCGTCTGGGGGATCAGTCCACAAGGGCTGGACAGTCACGAGAGGTTCGCCAGGCGGCACTCGCTGGGCTTCCCGCTGCTCGCCGACACCGACCGCGCGGTGGCGCGGGCCTACGGCGTGGCCGTGCCCGGACTCGGCCTGCGCCGCTCGGTGTTCATCCTCGACGCGGACGGCATCGTGCGCTGGAAGCACGTCGCGGTGCTCGGCCTGACCTTCCAGGCCGTGGACACCCTCACCGAGCACCTCGCGACGGTCACCACGGGCGGCCAGGCCCGCGACTGA
- a CDS encoding SDR family oxidoreductase produces MSSLFSVAGKTALVTGGSRGIGLMIARGLVEAGAKVYVSSRKAEACEEAVAELSKSGEAVALPADLSREEEVHRLAEEIGGREEALHILVNNAGATWGAPLDSFPVSGWDKVMDLNLRSPFLLTQALLPRLRAAGSLEDPARIINVGSIDGLHVSPLPAYSYAASKAGLHHLTRVLAKELGPQGVTVNAIAPGPFESKMMAATLDAFGDEIAAAAPLQRIGRPDDMAGVAVYLASRAGAYVTGAVIPVDGGLGTTV; encoded by the coding sequence GTGAGCTCGCTCTTCTCCGTCGCCGGCAAGACCGCCCTGGTCACCGGCGGCTCCCGTGGCATCGGCCTGATGATCGCGCGCGGCCTGGTCGAGGCCGGGGCCAAGGTCTACGTCAGCTCCCGCAAGGCGGAGGCATGTGAGGAGGCCGTGGCCGAACTGTCCAAGTCGGGCGAGGCCGTCGCCCTGCCCGCCGACCTCTCCCGCGAGGAGGAGGTCCACCGGCTCGCCGAGGAGATCGGCGGCCGGGAGGAGGCGCTGCACATCCTGGTCAACAACGCCGGCGCCACCTGGGGCGCGCCGCTGGACAGCTTCCCGGTCAGCGGCTGGGACAAGGTGATGGACCTCAACCTGCGCAGCCCGTTCCTGCTCACCCAGGCGCTGCTGCCCCGCCTGCGGGCCGCCGGGTCGCTGGAGGACCCGGCGCGGATCATCAACGTCGGCTCCATCGACGGCCTGCACGTCAGCCCGCTGCCCGCCTACTCGTACGCGGCCAGCAAGGCGGGCCTGCACCACCTGACCCGGGTGCTGGCGAAGGAGCTGGGCCCGCAGGGCGTCACGGTGAACGCGATCGCGCCCGGCCCGTTCGAGTCGAAGATGATGGCCGCGACGCTGGACGCGTTCGGCGACGAGATCGCGGCGGCGGCGCCGTTGCAGCGGATCGGGCGGCCCGACGACATGGCGGGCGTCGCGGTCTACCTCGCCAGCCGGGCCGGCGCCTACGTGACCGGGGCCGTCATCCCCGTAGACGGCGGCCTGGGCACCACGGTCTGA
- a CDS encoding M20/M25/M40 family metallo-hydrolase — MKPLHVVKAGSATLDRGTIFAELSDLVARGARVLLVAGGATGIERHYRAAGRPVPELRLPNGDTVRYCPPEEMPHLVAAYEQVTLPRAESALAAHGRSAFTAVAAHGGLVTGRANRPLRVLAPGDGNGNGNGDGAGNGNGGRNRVVRDHRAGVPTDVDTARLRVLLDAYDVVCLSPPVRDPDGGTPLNVDADVLAAVLARALGADHLRLVTGTAGLLADPADPASTLRDLGPGEGAAYAGGRMRQKVRAAELALAGSADVAITGPHTLADPAGWTRFWRTTPPAPDADPDADLTLLTRAVSIPSVSGDERELAAYLLGWCWERGIDAEIDAVGNLVATRGTGPRRLLLLGHLDTVPFHWPAAWDTSGELTGRGAVDAKGSLAAFLSVLAAADVPADGQLRVVGAVEEEISSSRGAFHVRDHYPADAVVVGEPSGARKLTLGYFGLFKLRVTASVGSGHSAGMGAVSAPDALIRALDAIREAVLKAAPDALSAVIDLASQPGREENRAVAVLNFRVPPGADLDELRATALRNGAGPGLGVEILRATPGFAGGRASPLVKAFTRAFGRAGIRPRFVVKKGTSDMNTLATTWRGVPMVAYGPGDSALDHTDTERLGAAEFRTARDVLADAVATWFGLGDGAS; from the coding sequence GTGAAACCGCTCCACGTCGTCAAGGCCGGCAGCGCCACACTCGACCGGGGCACCATCTTCGCCGAGCTGAGCGACCTGGTGGCCCGGGGCGCCCGCGTCCTGCTGGTGGCCGGCGGCGCCACCGGCATCGAGCGCCACTACCGCGCCGCCGGCCGGCCCGTGCCCGAGCTCCGCCTGCCGAACGGGGACACCGTCCGGTACTGCCCGCCCGAGGAGATGCCGCACCTGGTCGCCGCCTACGAACAGGTGACGCTGCCGCGGGCCGAGTCCGCCCTCGCCGCCCACGGCCGCTCCGCGTTCACCGCCGTCGCCGCCCACGGCGGCCTGGTCACCGGCCGCGCCAACCGGCCGCTGCGCGTCCTGGCCCCCGGGGACGGGAACGGGAACGGGAACGGGGACGGGGCCGGGAACGGGAACGGTGGACGCAACCGCGTCGTCCGCGACCACCGGGCCGGCGTCCCCACGGACGTCGACACCGCCCGGCTGCGCGTGCTGCTCGACGCCTACGACGTCGTCTGCCTCTCGCCGCCCGTGCGCGACCCGGACGGCGGGACACCGCTGAACGTGGACGCCGACGTCCTCGCCGCCGTGCTCGCCCGCGCCCTCGGCGCCGACCACCTGCGGTTGGTCACCGGCACCGCCGGCCTGCTCGCCGACCCGGCCGACCCCGCCTCGACCCTGCGCGACCTGGGGCCGGGCGAGGGCGCGGCATACGCGGGCGGGCGCATGCGGCAGAAGGTGCGCGCCGCCGAGCTGGCGCTCGCCGGCAGCGCCGATGTCGCCATCACCGGCCCGCACACCCTGGCCGACCCGGCGGGCTGGACCCGCTTCTGGCGCACCACGCCCCCGGCTCCCGACGCGGATCCGGACGCCGATCTGACGCTGCTCACCCGGGCCGTGTCGATCCCCTCCGTCTCCGGCGACGAGCGTGAGCTGGCCGCCTACCTCCTGGGCTGGTGCTGGGAGCGTGGCATCGACGCGGAAATCGACGCCGTGGGCAACCTCGTCGCCACGCGCGGCACCGGCCCGCGCCGCCTGCTCCTGCTCGGCCATCTGGACACCGTGCCGTTCCACTGGCCGGCCGCCTGGGACACGTCCGGCGAGCTGACCGGGCGCGGCGCCGTGGACGCCAAGGGCAGCCTGGCCGCGTTCCTCTCCGTGCTGGCCGCGGCCGACGTCCCCGCTGATGGACAGTTGCGCGTCGTCGGCGCCGTCGAGGAGGAGATCTCCTCCTCCCGGGGCGCCTTCCACGTCCGCGACCACTACCCGGCCGACGCCGTCGTCGTCGGCGAGCCCAGCGGCGCCCGCAAGCTGACCCTGGGCTATTTCGGCCTGTTCAAGCTGCGTGTCACCGCCTCCGTCGGCAGCGGGCACTCGGCGGGCATGGGCGCGGTGTCCGCGCCGGACGCCCTGATCCGGGCACTGGACGCGATCCGCGAGGCCGTGCTCAAGGCGGCACCGGACGCGCTCAGCGCCGTCATCGACCTCGCGTCCCAGCCGGGACGCGAGGAGAACCGGGCCGTCGCCGTGCTCAACTTCCGCGTCCCGCCCGGCGCCGACCTGGACGAGCTGCGCGCGACCGCCCTGCGGAACGGTGCCGGCCCCGGCCTGGGCGTCGAGATCCTGCGCGCCACCCCCGGCTTCGCGGGCGGCCGTGCCTCGCCGCTGGTCAAGGCGTTCACCCGGGCGTTCGGCCGGGCCGGGATCAGACCCCGGTTCGTCGTCAAGAAGGGCACCTCCGACATGAACACACTCGCCACCACCTGGCGCGGGGTGCCGATGGTCGCCTACGGCCCCGGCGACTCGGCGCTCGACCACACGGATACCGAACGGCTCGGCGCCGCCGAGTTCCGCACCGCGCGGGACGTGCTGGCCGACGCCGTCGCCACCTGGTTCGGCCTGGGCGACGGCGCGTCATGA
- the argC gene encoding N-acetyl-gamma-glutamyl-phosphate reductase, with translation MADTIRAAVIGASGYTGGELIRLLLDHPAAEIAFASSQRHPGVPVGTVHPWLRNHPAASGLRLRSLEELVDVDVAFCCLPSGTLPVVLPRVAERAKRVLNLAGDFRLRDEAEVRAHYPASVGAPARGAESFSYYVPELSGAPPEGRFVNLPGCMAVASLYALFPLFADRLVEPRVVLDAKTGSTGAGRRTAEHPAERAGNFRVHKPFGHRHLPEIRQALSDFTGARPGLRFSTYSLDVPRGIVVTGYAQLRPGVTPLGVKRSFVRAYAGRPFVRVRPSPKTPLDYPMLKAVVGSNVAEVAVGVRGDEIVTVAALDNLVKGAAGQAIQAMNLLAGLDETTGLPWTAVAP, from the coding sequence TTGGCTGACACCATCAGAGCGGCCGTCATCGGCGCCAGCGGCTACACCGGCGGCGAGCTGATCCGGCTGCTCCTCGACCACCCCGCCGCCGAGATCGCCTTCGCGTCCTCCCAGCGCCACCCCGGCGTCCCGGTCGGCACCGTCCACCCCTGGCTGCGCAACCACCCGGCCGCGAGCGGGTTGCGACTGCGCTCGCTGGAGGAGCTGGTCGACGTCGACGTGGCGTTCTGCTGCCTGCCCTCCGGCACGCTCCCCGTGGTGCTGCCGCGGGTCGCCGAGCGGGCCAAGCGCGTCCTCAACCTTGCCGGGGACTTCCGGCTGCGCGACGAGGCCGAGGTGCGCGCCCACTACCCCGCCTCGGTCGGCGCCCCCGCCCGGGGCGCGGAGAGCTTCTCGTACTACGTGCCCGAGCTGTCCGGCGCGCCGCCCGAGGGCCGCTTCGTCAACCTGCCCGGCTGCATGGCCGTCGCCTCGCTCTACGCGCTGTTCCCGCTGTTCGCGGACCGGCTGGTGGAGCCGCGCGTCGTGCTCGACGCCAAGACCGGCTCCACGGGCGCCGGGCGCCGCACCGCCGAGCACCCGGCGGAGCGCGCGGGCAACTTCCGGGTCCACAAGCCGTTCGGGCACCGGCACCTGCCGGAGATCCGGCAGGCGCTGTCCGACTTCACCGGCGCCCGGCCCGGCCTGCGGTTCTCCACGTACAGCCTGGACGTGCCGCGCGGCATCGTCGTCACCGGCTACGCGCAGCTCCGTCCGGGCGTCACCCCGCTCGGGGTGAAACGTTCCTTCGTCCGCGCCTACGCGGGCCGCCCGTTCGTGCGTGTGCGGCCCTCGCCGAAGACGCCGCTGGACTACCCGATGCTCAAGGCCGTCGTCGGCTCCAACGTGGCCGAGGTCGCCGTCGGCGTGCGCGGCGACGAGATCGTCACCGTCGCCGCCCTCGACAACCTTGTCAAGGGCGCGGCCGGGCAGGCGATCCAGGCGATGAACCTGCTGGCCGGCCTGGACGAGACCACCGGCCTGCCGTGGACGGCGGTGGCGCCGTGA
- a CDS encoding aminoglycoside phosphotransferase family protein codes for MRARTMHADEVRTDPALVRRLLGAQFTRWAELPVVAVDSVGTSNAMYRLGTDMVVRLPRTPGAARDVEREHRWLPRLAPALPVAVPTPLGRGTPAGGYPWPWSVYRWLEGENPAIGRVPDPASFARDLAAFVTALHRIDPADGPSSYRGEALATRDAATRAAIEALRGTVDADAATLAWDAALRAPARSGPAVWLHADLQPGNVLIAGGRLSAVIDFGCLGLGDPAVDLIAAWYLLPAHARGVFRAALGTDDATWSRGRGWALSIALMELRYYRDTNPAMAATARHVIREVLTGHPRERSGTMDR; via the coding sequence ATGCGCGCTCGCACCATGCACGCCGACGAGGTGCGGACCGACCCGGCTCTGGTCCGCCGGTTGCTCGGCGCCCAGTTCACGCGATGGGCGGAGCTTCCCGTCGTCGCGGTCGACTCGGTCGGTACGTCCAACGCCATGTACCGGCTGGGCACGGACATGGTGGTGCGCCTGCCCCGGACCCCGGGGGCCGCGCGCGATGTGGAGCGGGAGCACCGGTGGTTGCCACGGCTCGCCCCGGCGCTTCCGGTGGCCGTTCCCACCCCGCTGGGCAGGGGAACGCCCGCCGGGGGCTATCCCTGGCCGTGGTCCGTCTACCGCTGGCTGGAGGGCGAGAACCCGGCCATCGGCCGCGTCCCGGATCCCGCCTCGTTCGCCCGCGACCTGGCGGCCTTCGTCACCGCGTTGCACCGGATCGATCCCGCGGACGGGCCTTCCTCCTATCGCGGCGAAGCCCTGGCCACGCGCGACGCCGCGACCCGCGCCGCCATCGAGGCGCTGCGCGGGACCGTCGACGCCGACGCGGCGACCCTTGCCTGGGACGCGGCCCTGCGCGCCCCCGCCCGGTCCGGTCCGGCCGTCTGGCTGCACGCCGATCTGCAACCCGGCAATGTGCTGATCGCCGGTGGACGGCTCAGCGCCGTCATCGACTTCGGGTGCCTGGGCCTGGGCGATCCCGCCGTGGACCTGATCGCGGCCTGGTACCTGCTGCCCGCCCACGCGCGCGGCGTCTTCCGCGCGGCCCTGGGGACCGATGACGCCACCTGGTCCCGGGGGCGCGGCTGGGCGCTGTCCATCGCGCTCATGGAGCTGCGGTACTACCGCGACACCAACCCGGCGATGGCCGCCACCGCGCGGCACGTGATCCGTGAGGTCCTCACCGGCCACCCGCGTGAGCGGTCGGGCACCATGGACCGATGA
- a CDS encoding thiamine pyrophosphate-dependent enzyme yields MTVAPQRADTRARLLAERATRARRLVVDMAASPRGCHLGGSLSVLDILIAALDRADRGDGTEVVLSKGHAAAALYAALHVTGVLAENPAPHYGQAGHPYTGHPGPKVPGVIFPTGSLGHGVPYAAGWAMARRLAGRPGLGIAIAGDGELQEGLVWETCQVAAARGLGTFVLVVDRNGGQNDGLVADISPLPRLAERFAAFGFETAEVDGHDPAALAEVLDGDRSGATRPLAVVAATVKGKGVPAVEGKAAAHYVTIDRARAEKWKRVIR; encoded by the coding sequence ATGACCGTGGCCCCCCAACGCGCGGACACCCGCGCCCGGCTCCTCGCCGAGCGCGCCACCCGGGCCCGGCGGCTCGTGGTCGACATGGCCGCGAGCCCGCGCGGCTGCCACCTCGGCGGCAGCCTGTCCGTGCTGGACATCCTGATCGCCGCACTGGACCGCGCCGATCGCGGCGACGGCACGGAGGTGGTGCTCAGCAAGGGCCACGCCGCTGCCGCGCTCTACGCGGCGCTGCACGTGACCGGCGTGCTGGCGGAGAACCCGGCTCCCCACTACGGGCAGGCCGGCCACCCGTACACCGGCCACCCCGGGCCCAAGGTGCCGGGCGTGATCTTCCCGACCGGCAGCCTCGGTCACGGTGTGCCCTACGCCGCCGGCTGGGCGATGGCCCGCCGGCTGGCTGGACGGCCCGGCCTCGGCATCGCGATCGCGGGCGACGGCGAGCTCCAGGAGGGCCTGGTGTGGGAGACCTGCCAGGTCGCGGCGGCACGCGGGCTCGGCACGTTCGTGCTGGTCGTGGACCGCAACGGCGGCCAGAACGACGGGCTGGTCGCCGACATCTCGCCGCTGCCCCGGCTGGCCGAGCGGTTCGCCGCGTTCGGCTTCGAGACCGCCGAGGTGGACGGCCACGACCCGGCCGCGCTCGCCGAGGTCCTTGACGGTGACCGGTCCGGGGCCACCCGGCCGCTCGCGGTGGTGGCCGCCACGGTCAAGGGCAAGGGCGTTCCGGCGGTGGAGGGCAAGGCGGCGGCGCACTACGTGACCATCGACCGGGCCCGCGCCGAGAAGTGGAAGCGGGTGATCCGGTGA
- a CDS encoding uracil-DNA glycosylase yields the protein MRATDPVRGGGTAGDLAVLDERVAACRACSRLVAWREEVARVRRPAFASWEYWGRPVPGFGPADARMLVIGLAPAAHGGNRTGRMFTGDRSGDVLYAALHAVGLASRPTATSRDDGLVLRGVRVTSPVHCAPPANKPTPAERDACRPWLLNELRLLRPHLRSVVVLGGFGWQAALPALAAAGWDVPRPRPAFGHGVRVDLGGLGLFGCYHVSQRNTFTGLLTPDMLLDVLRAARDAAGLPG from the coding sequence ATGAGGGCGACGGATCCGGTCCGGGGCGGAGGCACGGCGGGGGACCTCGCCGTGCTCGATGAGCGGGTGGCCGCCTGTCGGGCCTGTTCGCGGCTCGTCGCGTGGCGGGAGGAGGTCGCGCGGGTGCGGCGGCCCGCGTTCGCGTCCTGGGAGTACTGGGGGAGGCCGGTGCCCGGGTTCGGGCCCGCCGACGCGCGCATGCTCGTGATCGGGCTCGCCCCGGCGGCGCACGGCGGGAACCGCACCGGGCGGATGTTCACCGGGGACCGTTCCGGTGACGTGCTCTACGCGGCCCTGCACGCCGTCGGACTCGCCAGCCGGCCGACCGCCACCTCCCGCGACGACGGGCTGGTGCTGCGCGGGGTGCGCGTGACCTCGCCCGTGCACTGCGCGCCGCCCGCCAACAAGCCGACGCCCGCCGAGCGCGACGCGTGCCGGCCCTGGCTGCTGAACGAGCTGCGGCTGCTGCGGCCCCACCTCCGCTCCGTGGTGGTCCTCGGCGGGTTCGGCTGGCAGGCCGCGCTGCCCGCGCTGGCGGCGGCGGGGTGGGACGTGCCCCGGCCGCGCCCGGCGTTCGGGCACGGGGTCCGGGTCGACCTCGGCGGGCTGGGTCTCTTCGGGTGCTATCACGTCAGTCAGCGCAACACGTTCACCGGGCTGCTCACCCCCGACATGCTCCTCGACGTGCTCCGCGCGGCCCGGGACGCGGCCGGGCTCCCCGGCTAG
- a CDS encoding HalD/BesD family halogenase — protein sequence MSTAEVRTAEQVVDTDRYPLSDPESAEWKSVVSRTRRELRSSGCSVLPDFIRPVLQDTLRRECAEIAPLAHDDIETVNAYNIDIATPLPKDHPGRLTTLRGNAFVARDRVPAGAIIHRLYTSEPFKRLIADCFELPALHELGDPLSGLVLNVVRPGMEHPWHFDTNEFTVSMLTQEPEDGGVFEYCPNIRSARAENFGDVRAVLTGSGGHLVRRLSLRPGDLQLFKGRYALHHVSTVKGTRARHSAIFAYSERPGVIGSVARTKQLFGRVLPEHIAAEKNAVRVDQLLD from the coding sequence ATGAGCACAGCGGAAGTCCGGACGGCGGAACAGGTGGTCGACACCGACCGATATCCCCTGTCCGACCCGGAAAGCGCCGAGTGGAAGTCCGTGGTTTCCCGGACCCGGCGGGAACTGCGGAGTTCGGGATGCAGCGTTCTGCCCGACTTCATTCGCCCCGTCCTTCAGGACACATTGCGGCGGGAATGCGCAGAAATCGCCCCACTCGCGCATGACGACATCGAAACGGTCAACGCCTACAACATCGACATCGCCACACCGCTCCCCAAGGACCACCCCGGCCGCCTCACCACCCTGCGCGGCAACGCCTTCGTCGCCCGCGACCGCGTCCCGGCCGGCGCCATCATCCACCGGCTCTACACCAGCGAGCCGTTCAAGCGCCTCATCGCCGACTGCTTCGAGCTGCCCGCCCTCCACGAGCTCGGCGACCCCCTGTCCGGCCTGGTCCTCAACGTGGTCAGGCCGGGTATGGAGCACCCCTGGCACTTCGACACCAACGAGTTCACGGTCAGCATGCTCACCCAGGAGCCGGAGGACGGCGGGGTCTTCGAGTACTGTCCGAACATCCGGTCGGCACGGGCGGAGAACTTCGGCGACGTCCGCGCGGTCCTCACCGGCTCCGGCGGGCACCTCGTCCGCCGCCTCAGCCTGCGCCCCGGCGACCTCCAGCTCTTCAAGGGCCGTTACGCGCTGCACCACGTCAGCACCGTGAAGGGCACCCGGGCCCGGCATTCGGCGATTTTCGCCTACAGCGAGCGCCCCGGAGTCATCGGCAGCGTCGCGCGGACCAAGCAGCTGTTCGGCCGCGTCCTTCCCGAACACATCGCGGCCGAGAAAAACGCCGTACGAGTCGACCAACTGCTGGATTAG
- a CDS encoding transketolase family protein produces the protein MTASGRDVYRETLTGLAETDDRILCFEADLGGRRHPFAERHPDRFFNLGIAEATMVDMAAGLAAAGYKPFLSTFAPFAALRAAESLKLTLGYLGAGVTVVAPYAGVSGAWFGTTHHCLEDVAVLRAIPGVVIAAPYGEEEMRAVIEYAAVSGRPHYVRTGRNAAYRALPGSRAGAGERVPPVVWDHRAGADAVCLVSVGEEATRMCLEARQREPGLGHAHLCYLDHEHLTLAAAQLAAAHRRFVVVEEHRAQGGAAEALALLMPERVVTGVNAGRDWPSEGGDHAEVMARLGLDTAAVITATR, from the coding sequence GTGACTGCCTCGGGGCGGGATGTCTACCGCGAGACGCTGACCGGGCTCGCCGAGACCGACGACCGCATTCTCTGCTTCGAGGCGGACCTCGGCGGGCGGCGGCACCCGTTCGCCGAACGGCATCCGGACCGCTTCTTCAACCTGGGCATCGCCGAGGCGACGATGGTCGACATGGCGGCGGGGCTCGCGGCGGCGGGCTACAAGCCGTTCCTGAGCACCTTCGCGCCGTTCGCCGCACTGCGGGCTGCCGAGAGCCTGAAGCTGACGCTGGGCTATCTGGGCGCGGGCGTCACCGTGGTCGCGCCGTACGCGGGCGTCTCCGGCGCCTGGTTCGGCACCACGCACCACTGCCTGGAGGACGTCGCGGTGCTGCGCGCCATCCCGGGCGTGGTGATCGCCGCGCCCTACGGCGAGGAGGAGATGCGGGCGGTCATCGAGTACGCCGCTGTCTCCGGCCGCCCGCACTACGTCCGCACCGGCCGCAACGCCGCCTACCGCGCGTTGCCGGGCTCGCGGGCGGGCGCGGGGGAGCGGGTGCCGCCCGTGGTCTGGGACCACCGGGCGGGAGCGGACGCGGTCTGTCTGGTGTCGGTGGGGGAGGAGGCCACCCGCATGTGTCTGGAGGCGCGGCAGCGCGAGCCGGGCCTCGGCCACGCTCACCTGTGCTATCTGGACCACGAGCACCTGACTCTGGCCGCCGCCCAACTGGCTGCCGCGCACCGGCGGTTCGTGGTGGTAGAGGAGCACCGGGCGCAGGGCGGCGCGGCCGAGGCGCTGGCCCTGCTGATGCCGGAGCGGGTGGTGACCGGGGTCAACGCGGGACGGGACTGGCCGTCGGAGGGCGGCGACCACGCCGAGGTCATGGCCCGGCTGGGACTGGACACGGCGGCGGTGATCACTGCGACGCGCTGA